The genomic region GTCGTGGAACCTGCCGTCGTCCTGGTCCACGGTGACGAAGTACAGCAGCCGGAGGTCGTCCCGGTACTCCTCGCGGCCGCCGATGCCCTCGTAGTCGTTGAGCAGGTCGCCGCAGCCGTGGATGATGAGCCTTCCCCGGTACGACTCCAACGGCCGCGGATGGTGCGAGGAGTGCCCGTGCACAACGTCCGCGCCGCCGTCGATGAGCGCATGGCCGAAGCGGACCTGGTCCCGCGGGATGCCGTAACCCCAGTTGGAGCCCCAGTGGACCGAGAGGACCACGATGTCGCCCGGACGCTTGGCCGGACGCAGCCGGGCGGCGATCCCGGCCGCGGCGGCGTCCGACGGCTCGGCGACGAAGTCGACCCCACTGCGCTGTGCCGTGGCGGCCCAGCTGCCGGGTATGCCACTGGAGGCCATCCCCACGGAGAAGACCAGAACGCGCCGACCGCCTACGACAGGGACGATCGCGGGACGCCGGGCCTCGTGGGCGTCCCGCCCCGCCCCTGCCGAGCGAAGCCCCGCGTCCGCCAGGGCGTCGAGCGTCTCCTCCAGCCCGCGGCGGCCGTAGTCCAGCACATGGTTGTTGGCCAGGGCACAAACGTGCGGACGGGCGGCGGCCAGACTTGGCAGGTTGGCCGGGTGCATCCGGTAATGGACCTCCTTGTCGGGCGCGATCTCGTCGTTCTGCGTGACGGCGGTCTCCAGGTTGAGGATCCGGACGTCGGGCGCCGCCACGGCGAGCACGTCCAGCGCGTCGCCCCAGGGCCAGGGGAAGTCGACCGGAAGGGGAATCATGCCGTTCGCCGCCTCGGCCAGCTCCACATAGGCGCGGGCGTCCTTGATGTACGACTCCGGCAGCTTCGGATCGCCGGGGTGCGGAAGGATCTGGTCGACTCCGCGGCCGAGCATCACATCGCCGGCCAGGAACAGCGTGACGAGGTCACCGCCCATTCCTCCAGGCTAGGCCGGTCCGGCGGGTACTGCTTCCGGGCGGCGAACAGGGGCCCGCAAGCGCAAGCCCGTCCGGCGCCCGCCCCTTAGGGGCCCTTGCACTATGCCCGCCCGGGTCGCGTGGTCTGGCGCTCATAGTGCAAGGACCCCTTGGGAGCGGGGCCGGGTCGGCAGCCAGAGAGCGACGCCGGGTTCACACACTCCCCTCAAGGAGTCTCTTCAGCGTTTGCTCGTTCCTCGGCATCTCCTTCCGCACATGCGGACGGACGACGAGCGGAACGAGCACCTTGCCGATCCCATGCGTCTCGAAGTCGAGGGACATCGTCAGGCGCGACCGTTCACCGTCACCGAGCGGCTCGATCGTCCCTTTCACGTGCCCTCGGACGGGACCGTCGACGCCGTCGACCCGCCAGCTCCTCGGCGGATCAAGCTCGGTCACCTCCGAGGTCATCGGGATGTCCCGGCGCCCGATCCGCCGGGTCACCACGACCCTCGAACCCACGGCCAGAGGAGCGTCTCCCACAGGGCGTACCGACACGGCACTCTCCTGCCATTCGGGGAGGTGCGAGGGATCGGTCACGTAGGAGAAGACGTCTTCGGGGCGGCAGGAGATGTCGACGCTTTCTTTGATCGCAGACATTTCGATCCCCTTTTATCCAGTTATGGACATAATCCCACGGAGCCGACGACGCACCAACCCCACCAACCGGACGGGGCCAACGCGGCAATCAGTGGCGCGGGCGCGGGCCGTTCGACGGCCGGCAGCGGTGGCATCACGCGCCGGGCGCGTGGTACTCCAGCTTCTGACGGACGGCCTCGTCGATCTCGCCGAACGACAGCAGGACGACCGTGCTCGTGCGCACACCACCGGCCGCCGACACCACCATGCCCATGGCCGCGGCGGAGGCATCGCCCGGCAGGTCCACCGTGACGTAGACGTCGTCGTCGCCGAAGGCCCAGTACATCGACCTGAGACGACCTCCAATGCTCCGCACCATGCGATCGACGAGATGGGCCGGTACCAGCCCGGATACCGGTAGATCTCGTACTGGTTCGAGGCCGCACTCGTTCTCAGCGGCCCCGAAGGCTTCCGCGGTCGCCCCATGGGTCCCGGCGATGCACAGGAGCTCGGCGACGGCGGTGCCGTCGGGTGCGTAGGCGAGGTAGCAGGCGGTCTCGTCCGGGCGGGCCTGGCTGCGGCGGGCCAGGACCCAGCGCTGGCGGGTGGGCTGATCGCCGTCGAAGTCATCGATGGTGGACAGCCTCGCCGCGGCCCAGTCGTAGAGGCGCGGACCTTTGGCGCCGTTGCCGCAGGAGTGGCGTTCCCAGTCGTCGTCGGGCGCCTGGGCGATGGCGCATTCGATGCGGCCCAGGGCATGGACAGCTGAGACTTCGGCACGGCCAGGACAGAGCCGACACCTGCCTCCTCCAGCATGCGGCGCAGCCGTCATTCCTGGCTGCGGGCGGAGTCCGCCGTCACCCAGGCGATGACAGTAGTAAGACCAGTGCCCGCGTCAGGGCCGCAGAAATCCTTGTCCTCGCCGGCCATAAGGCCCTTCCCCTGTGTGACCCGGGAGGCCCCTCGTGCCGGGGACGACTCCGTAGCCATGGCCGGGTCCCCTGCACAGCGCTTCGCCCCCGTCCGGGCCGACCCCTGCTGCCGGGAAGGGCCGGCTTGGCAGGGGACGGCCCGGGATTCGTGATCCGTTATTTACCGCTCGGCGAGGACATGGCCTGTGTGGGCTCCAGCTTCACCCACTTCGCAGTGCTCGGCACGCCTCGCTCGTCCAGCAGGAACAGCATGTACCACCCGGGTGGGGCGTCAGCGGCCGTTGCCGGGGTCTGCAGGCTGAGCCTGTTGCCGTCACGGTTGTTGATCTTCACCTGGAGGTGGCGCTGGTTGGAGTTCGTCGAGTGCGTGACGGTCGACGGCGCCACAAGGACGGCGCGGTCGACGCGACCCGGCGTGGAGGTCTGCACCGAGAAGGTGGAGTCGTAGTTCAGCGCATCGGCCGGGACCCTGTTGAGCTGGGGTCGGTTACCGACGTGCATGTACCACGGCTCGAACATCTCGACGCTGCCGTGCATGCCGTCCTTGATGTCCGGGTCATTGGCGATCTGCTGGGCCTCGTCCCCGGTGACCAGGATCCGCCCGTCGGGCATGAGCACCGCGTTGGAGTGGTAGCCGCGCGGAAGCCGCTGGACGGGGCCGAGCCTCCAGTTGCCGTCCGCGTCGCGCGCCTCGGTGTGGCGGTACTTCGGCAGGGCGTTCGGGTTGTACATGCCGTTGCCGTAGTTGCGGATGTGGAAGGAGCCGTTGACCGTGAACAGTTTGCCGTCCGGCAGGATGACGGTGTTGTCGTTCGACCGGCCGAAGGCCCGGGGCTCGCGTTTGACCCAGTCCGCCCCCTTGGACAACTCGTAGGTGTTCGCGTCGTCCCGGTTGCCGCCGAGGATCAGCACCGAGTCCGGGCCCTGGTAGCCGTTGGGCAGCGGCACCGCGGAGCCGTTGATGCGCTCCGGATTGCAGCCCTCGCCGTTGCCGTCCCTCGCGTCCTTGCAGGGGATGTTGGGTCGATCCGGCAGCTTCGCCCGCGACTCCGTCTCCAGGTCGAAGACGTACTGCTCGTTGAGCATCCGGCCCAGGCCGTAGATCTTGCCGTCGCGCAGCGAGAACAGGTGCGGGTAGTCCCTGGTGAAGGGCGCCTGGGCACGGAACTTGTCGACCGGCGCGTTCACCGGCACGTTGTCCTTCTGCCACGGCACCGGGTGCGTCTTGGCGGGGAAGCGCTCGACGATGGGTGTGGGGGTGCCCCAGCCGATCTCCGACTGGCCCGACATGATGAGCAGTCGGCCGTCCGGCCCCTCCACGACACCGGGATACCACCGGCCGACCGACATGTCCTGGTTGCGGTGCCAGGTCTCGGTCCAGGGGTCGAAGACGAGTGACAGCTTGGCGCCACTGCCACCGTTGCCGCCGAGGTTTCCGCCGAACACGCCCACCATGCCGTTGGGCAGGAACGCGTGGCCCGAACAGAAGAACGGTGCCGGGCGCGCCTCGTTCTTGCCGTCCGGCATCACCACCATCGGCGGGGGAACGCTCTTGAACGCGTCGGGTCCCGTGCCCTTGTCCGGGTCCCACAGATACGCGCGGCCGGCGTTCTCCTTACCGATGACGTCGGTGGGGGCGGTCTCCTTCTGGGGGTTGTCCTCGATCGGCTCGAAGGAGAAGAGCAGCACCTTGCCGGTGGGCAGCATGGCGATGTGATCGCCGTAGTCCGGCGAGGGGAAGTACTCCGCGAACCGGCCGAATTGGTCGGGCGCGTACTGCTTGTTGGTCTCCGCCTGGGACTCCGTCAGCTTCTTCAGCCGCTCGGTACGGGTCGTCTGCGGGTACTCGCCCATGGCCTTGGCCGTCACCCGGAGTCGGGCATGGTCCCGGGCGTGAGCCTCGCCCAGGACAGCGGACTCGTCGGCTCTCGTCTCCTTCTTGATCTGCCGCTCGGACACAGGGACCTTGTCGGCCTCGCCCGCGCCCGGCCCATCGTGATGGGCACCGTCATGCGCGTACGCGGAAGGCGCGGCCAGCCCTGCCGTGACGGCCAGCGCGGATACCAGCGCGCACGCCGAAAAGGCAGCAGAAATCTTTCTTGGGGGCATAACTCTCCAGCCACTTGAGGAAATCAGGGATCGAAATTTGGAGAAAGGAAATTCAAGACGGTACCCGCGACGAACACATGCCCCGAGGCGCCCACATCCTTTCCGTCAAATCTGCCGCTGCAACAACAAAAATGAATACCAGGAATCACCCACTTCATGCACGTCAGAACCGGCATCAGTGGCACTTGGCGTACATCACCGGCGCACAATCAGGAAATGTGCGCCCCTCATGCGCTCCACCACCTGGGTGAACATCCATGCCATTTGGATGTTCGGCTCCAGCTCACCTCTCACCTCCATTCCTGCGGGGTACGGGAGACCCGAAAACATGTCGCCGAATTCCCCGGAGGAAGCGCACGTATGTACACGTCCACAGCGCCGACCGACCCCAAAAACCTGTTCCTGCGCGAGGACACCGAGATCCAGGGCGATGTACTCGCCGGGTTCAAGAAAGACCACATGCAGCTGGTGTTCCTGCGGTTCGAGGACCAGCAGATGACGCGCACATGGCTAAAGCAGTTGCGGCCGCTCATCGCCACCACCAGTCAGGTGGCGAAGTTCAACAGGGAGTTCTCCCGGGCCCGCTCGTACTCCGGTGGCGACGATCCGAAGAACCTCAACGCGCTGTGGTACGGCATCAGCTTCACCTTCGAGGGGCTGAAGTTCCTCACCGGCGACAACCCGCTGCCCGGCGTCGACAACAACAGCACCGACGGCCCGCTGAAGGCTTTCGTGGAGGGCCCGGCCAAGCGTGCGGCGGCTCTCGGTGACGCGGGGCAGAACGCCCCCCAGAACTGGCTCTTCGGCAACTTCGGCGAAGGACGCGTCCACGCGGTGCTCACCGTCGCTGCCGACCAGCCGCACGTGCTGCGAGCCACCCTGGGAGACGTCCGCCAGGACCTCGCCCGCGCCGAGATCGTCACCGTCTTCGAGCAGGACGGTGCCACCCTCGAAGGACCCCGCCGAGGGAGGGAGCACTTCGGCTTCAAGGACGGTGTCAGCGAGCCGGCGATCAAGTACCTCGACGAGCCCGAAGAGCCCGGAAAGGGCGAGAAGCCGGTCTACGAGAAGGGCCACCCCGGCACCATCCTCATCAACCCCGGCGAGTTCGTCGTCGGGCTCGAGCGGGAGCGCCCGCATCCCCTG from Streptomyces sp. NBC_00878 harbors:
- a CDS encoding galactose oxidase early set domain-containing protein; the encoded protein is MPPRKISAAFSACALVSALAVTAGLAAPSAYAHDGAHHDGPGAGEADKVPVSERQIKKETRADESAVLGEAHARDHARLRVTAKAMGEYPQTTRTERLKKLTESQAETNKQYAPDQFGRFAEYFPSPDYGDHIAMLPTGKVLLFSFEPIEDNPQKETAPTDVIGKENAGRAYLWDPDKGTGPDAFKSVPPPMVVMPDGKNEARPAPFFCSGHAFLPNGMVGVFGGNLGGNGGSGAKLSLVFDPWTETWHRNQDMSVGRWYPGVVEGPDGRLLIMSGQSEIGWGTPTPIVERFPAKTHPVPWQKDNVPVNAPVDKFRAQAPFTRDYPHLFSLRDGKIYGLGRMLNEQYVFDLETESRAKLPDRPNIPCKDARDGNGEGCNPERINGSAVPLPNGYQGPDSVLILGGNRDDANTYELSKGADWVKREPRAFGRSNDNTVILPDGKLFTVNGSFHIRNYGNGMYNPNALPKYRHTEARDADGNWRLGPVQRLPRGYHSNAVLMPDGRILVTGDEAQQIANDPDIKDGMHGSVEMFEPWYMHVGNRPQLNRVPADALNYDSTFSVQTSTPGRVDRAVLVAPSTVTHSTNSNQRHLQVKINNRDGNRLSLQTPATAADAPPGWYMLFLLDERGVPSTAKWVKLEPTQAMSSPSGK
- a CDS encoding GYD domain-containing protein produces the protein MTAAPHAGGGRCRLCPGRAEVSAVHALGRIECAIAQAPDDDWERHSCGNGAKGPRLYDWAAARLSTIDDFDGDQPTRQRWVLARRSQARPDETACYLAYAPDGTAVAELLCIAGTHGATAEAFGAAENECGLEPVRDLPVSGLVPAHLVDRMVRSIGGRLRSMYWAFGDDDVYVTVDLPGDASAAAMGMVVSAAGGVRTSTVVLLSFGEIDEAVRQKLEYHAPGA
- a CDS encoding CapA family protein, which translates into the protein MGGDLVTLFLAGDVMLGRGVDQILPHPGDPKLPESYIKDARAYVELAEAANGMIPLPVDFPWPWGDALDVLAVAAPDVRILNLETAVTQNDEIAPDKEVHYRMHPANLPSLAAARPHVCALANNHVLDYGRRGLEETLDALADAGLRSAGAGRDAHEARRPAIVPVVGGRRVLVFSVGMASSGIPGSWAATAQRSGVDFVAEPSDAAAAGIAARLRPAKRPGDIVVLSVHWGSNWGYGIPRDQVRFGHALIDGGADVVHGHSSHHPRPLESYRGRLIIHGCGDLLNDYEGIGGREEYRDDLRLLYFVTVDQDDGRFHDVRIAPMRSRRMRLERATVEDSRWVQDVLGRISRAYGSRVERNPDDTLTVRPSQGP
- a CDS encoding SRPBCC family protein is translated as MSAIKESVDISCRPEDVFSYVTDPSHLPEWQESAVSVRPVGDAPLAVGSRVVVTRRIGRRDIPMTSEVTELDPPRSWRVDGVDGPVRGHVKGTIEPLGDGERSRLTMSLDFETHGIGKVLVPLVVRPHVRKEMPRNEQTLKRLLEGSV